Genomic segment of Scomber scombrus chromosome 18, fScoSco1.1, whole genome shotgun sequence:
GCAACGGGAACAGAGTATATCGAAGAACACTATCAACCTTGGTCCTTGCAATGTGGGGAACAAATCCATTTCACATCAGACCCGGCCAGCACAGGCAGCAGAGATTGAGAAGGTAAATCTAAAGttaaaaagccttaaaaaatGCTGGGAAGGAGAATAAAGATGCCCTCAAAGTACAAGGTGTGCTAAAGGATGAACAACTGTTGACTGGTCAACCCAAAGAGCAACTTCAGCTGCAGCTACAAGAAGCTCAACAGGATCTTCAGAGCATGTTTTACTCTGGTAGGAGAAATTACAAAGtatgtgaaaatattttaaatgtttatctgtcagcattacagtaccagtttagacacactttctcattgggaaaaatgtccaaactattGAGTTGTATTGTATAtaggaaattattattttcaacaaTTGCAATAGTATGAGAAATCAATTTACCTCAAATGTAACATAATGTAATCCATTTAAAATATCaacattgaattgaatttcTGTGTATTACCCATCTATCAGTCTATTCATCCcttcataaatcaataaatgcaTGCAGTCATGAGCTTAAGGGtccaaacaacacacacagcaaacttGCACTTCACTCATGAAGTTGTACTCTGCGCCACGATAATGTCACACACAGTTAGTCTTCCAGAAAGCCACATGAACCCACAGCGCCTGGGGCCAAACTGGCGCCATCCACTTCCTGGGCACAGGCAGGCATGAGCACACCGACTCTATATATAGCCTCTTATTAGAGACTGTTTTCAAATGAGGCTGAAAAGATaagacagcagcaggaaaagGCCACTGTTCAGTAGACTTTACCTATCAGCAAATTTGGCTTTCATGTGCAGTGGGAGAAGGAAAAAAGTTATGTTTGACAAAAACAGAAGATGGACCTTTCTCCCAGAGCCTCAAGTGACAcaattaacaagaaaaaaacaacctaaaagaGTCTTAACATCCTGCAGGAGAAAATGGTGTGCGGTCCCTTTAAGAGCTGCAAAACAATCACACTTCCTTcctgttagcattagcattgaCCACTATATGAGAGGCTGACTGGAATAAACAATGAAGTAAATGGTTTAAAATAGACAAATGTTTTGCTGAGTCTATAAGGAGACAGTGACGGCGAGGGTGCAATTTTTAGTCCGAGGTGTTTTGCGGTAATGCAAtggcagaaaatagaaaaagaaagctgctttcactgacagcagcagcagcaaatacaCATAGAAACCAGACAGATGTAAACTTAAACGTTTCACCTGCAAAACAGAAGAAGCCCATTCACAATGCTCAAAGTGCTGAGACCGAGCAAAGTCATTATTTCACCAAAACTAGAGCAGACCTGCAACACAGACTGGGAGAGGAGTTTTTCAAGCAACCTTGCATCCGTCTGGCTAAAGCATTTCTTGGCAAGGTAACGCTGTCATCCTATTTTTACAGCCACTGGTGTGCTTGTAAGAAACATTTGTGTCAGTAGCTCAAAGGCTTTAAAacttctatttttttaattattggaTAGCATTGAGGATTTAGGATAAATTGTGTCCAGTGTGGTAACGCTTTGATATGTGAAAGCTGTAAGGACCCGGAGGCAAGATATAACCTTATCTGACAGTCTGGCTACTTAATCTGGTGATGAAGGAGTTTCATTAAAGACCCCCTCTAGATATGTTTAAAGACTTCTGAAAAACACTCTGCTTTGACATAAAATGTGTGTCTGACATGGTTTTCCCACCAAGAAAAGTTCAATTAACACCGTAAAAGTCCTCAAAATGACATTTACTTTTTCTCCCTCATAGAACATCCTGAATATAcgaatatgcaaatatgttgttcttttatttcaaaagtttaaatatgttttctactTACTGTGAAGTCCATTTTCAGTGTTGATTTGTATGCACTGACTGGAGGCTTCATGTTGTAGTTATAAGTATGTTACATCTGTTGCAGCTGTAAGTTagctttccactttcagcagataaatatgaagaaggaaaaaaagccttATTAGTGTCAAACTGTGCACATACATTATTCTGCACAATTAAGTTCAAACATTCAACTCAAGGATcaagacaaaaaacatattttttgagtGAAGGGAGACATTTAGGATAACAAATTGTGGCCAGTCGGGCAACACTTTATGTGAAAGCTACAGAACCCGAGGCAAGACATAACCTTATCTGACAGTCTTGACAATTAATCAGGTTGCTTCATGTTTCGTGCAGTAGTTTAATTAAAGACCCCTGCTAGATATGCTTCAATACTTTGGAAAAATACTCTGCTATGActataaatgtttcatttttctgttttttttcctgcaaaaagTCCTTAAAAAGacttcttctccctcattaGAAAATGCAGAATCTATGAACATGCAAATTCCTACTTTACTTTAAGTCCATTCtcggtgtgtgtgcgtgcatatgaGGTTTTGAAGTTGCAGGAAGTCAATAACTTACATATCCAGTTGTGTAAGTTGTGATGAAAGTGTGATCAAATCACACTATAGGGACAATCCTtgaactcagatttaaggtgagaacagagaaactttccactttcagcaaaGGTGAAAAGGTGAGGTGAAAACAGTCATCTAGTGTCAAACTATGCACATACATCATCGTGCACAGTGAAAcccaaacatccaactgaaacaaaacatgtttgacTGGAGGGGGACTGTAAGTAGTCTTTATAAAAGACTAAGAAAACCATAAGATGTTCAGAGATTCAGCTATGAGAAGCTTCAACCAGCCATTTTTGAcgaatcagttatcaaaattgttgccaaTCAGTTTTCTGTTGACCAATTAATTGACTCATCATCTTAATCTACTTCAAATGTGACTGCTGCATGAAAAGCTAACCTGTCTTGTGCCTCGTCCTTGCAGGTGTTGGTGCACAGGTGTGAGGATGGTACTGAGCTGAGAGGACAAATAGTGGAGACTGAAGCGTACCTCGGAGGAGAGGACAAAGCTTCACACTCAGCGGGGGGGAAACGCACAGAAAGGAACACAGCTATGTTCATGAAGCCAGGAACAATCTATGTGTATCCAATCTATGGCATCTACCTCTGTATGAACGTGTCTAGTCAAGGTAAAGGCATTACCTACCCAACGTGACGTAATGTAGAAATACCTGCCCCATGTTGATTTAATTGAGCATTTAccatttttaccttttaaagcttgcaaacagaaacaaatgtagtgctttttttggttaaatatgACCTGTAAGTGTTATTAATATAACATCAAACCTATACAGTGATAGTTTGTTTTCTATCGTCAGTATATAAAGGGCAAAAGGAAGGAGACAGAGTGGAGCCATGCTGACTGATGCATATTGTGTGCTGTGTTGCACAGGGGAGGGTGCTGCTGTGCTGTTGCGCTCCCTTGAGTCCCTGCAGGGTCAGTCTGTCATGAGGCAGCTGCGAGCAGCGCAACGCAAAGATGGAGCCCGACAACTGAAGGACAAAGAGCTCTGCAACGGCCCTTCGAAGCTGTGCCAGGCTATGAATATACCACGCTGTTTTGACCGTCGAGATCTTGCCTCAGACCCCGAGGTGTGGCTGGAGAGGGACCCAGACACAAATCCAGCAGAGCACTATGAAGTTGTGTCAGCTCCTCGCATTGGAATTGAGTCCCATGGGGAATGGGCCAAGAAGCCATTGCGGTTTTATCTTCGTGGGCACCCCTGCGTTAGTGTAGTGAATAAGGAGGCAGAACGACTGTCTGTGTCATGTACTGTAAAGAAAGATTTAGATTCCTCCGATGTGCAGTATGACACAGGACAGCTGAATGTCAAAAGAACTCAACAGGAACCGTCCTGAAACTATTCTGCCATCTGTTCCCTTTGTAGGCTTCACCATTAAGGCAGAGAGGTTTCTATTTCCTTTGCTGGGATACACTACTTCTCACACAAGTAGGATGAAATAAGAccattaatgttttttgaatTTGGAAGTTCTCATGAAgttaaaatgactaaatacCCTCCAACAAATCTACGCACTAATCTGTAGAAATCATACAAAATGTTTCTCATGTATTTTGCAAGCAACAACATATTTTGGCACTGTGTTTTAATGGTACTGTTGCAAAATACTGGCAAgtttttacattaacatttattaataagaCACAATTTATCAACAGAATGTTTATATTGGTTAACAAAATCTGTTCTGAAATATAGTTTTTCTCATTCcatcttttttaataaacattctCCTGTCAGTGACTCAGTGATTTCACAGATGTTTGGAACACTCTGCTTCCCTCAAAGCAAAAACAGCCTCTCTCATGTTTGGAGCCCTCCTCTTTCTTACCGGCCTTCTCTCCCCACCTCTGGGATTCCTGAGGAGAGGTAGCTGGAGATCTGGAATGATCATTACTCAGTGTGCCCTTCTGTTTTCAGTACCGATGATCTAACACATCTGGGACAggggaagatgaagatgaagaccAACCCCCCGTCCCCCACTAGCACCAATCAAAGATTCAGAGTGAACACTTGAGGCGTGTGTAGTCTgtacaaaataatttaatactATAAACAATATTTGGATCGTAAAGGAAAAACATGTTCTACATGTCTTACATATGCACAGATTAATGCGATATTTGACAACCAAATGAACATTGTTGAGCAACAGTACTTAGCTATGAGCTCAGCAGGGTATTAACTGCTGCCAAACTgacatcttttccatttggcgAAGGCTGATGACGTCTCTGTGCTACTACTCCATGGGTGACTGAAAGATTGAAATTATAGGATCCTCGTGGTTGGTCACCACCAGGACACTGCGGAACTTGTCAAACAGCGTCTTGAGCTGAGAGCGCCTCATGTTTTCATTGTACATAATCTCTTCCAGGTGGTGATGTCCCCGGAAATAGTGCAGCAGCCTGGAAGCAGGCAGAAAGATGTTTTTAGAGCTTGAATTTCACTGAATTATTAGTTGTGTTAATCAACCATGAGACAGGACATGTTCCATTACTGTATACTGAGTAACACACAGCAATGAGCTTTCTAAACACACTAACAGCTGgaatatttatgttattttcacaatttcacaaatatCTTCAAGGATTAACAGTGACTCATAACATAATGAGCCACTTGATGTTTATTAGAACATATCCCATCTGCTAATCTGGCTATCTAAAAGCAGAGAGAGCTGAGAAAcatttaatacacaaaaaaaccccacaaaataTGCACCAGTCATGCATCAGAAGCAGGATAAATTACCTGGCAAACATCCGCAAGTCTTCTGGGTTTTGTGCAGCAGGGATATTAAGAATGACCTGTCTCTCGTGCTCCGACAGGCTGGCAAGCAACGTCTCTGTCATCCTCTTGTTGAGAGGAGAGTCCCCACCGGGTAACAGCTCTGCACTGGAGTTGTCCATACTGGGGCTCGTTAGGGTCATGTCATCACTACTGGCTGCACACAGTAGGGGGCGGAGAGATGTTCATAGATTAGCTATAGCTTGTTACACCTGTAAGAGTTGGACAAAGGAGAGAGCTGAGAAAGGACATACTTGGGGAACCAAAGCTAAGAGCGCTTGGGGTGCTGAGACTGCGCCCCCCTACTCGGGTAGGCAGTGGGAGGTCTTCATCCCTCATCCCGGGCTCATCCTCGCCGGGCGGTACCAACAGGCAGACGTAAGTGTGCAGTTGGATCAGCAGGCGTCGCTGGAGCATCCACACCACCATCTGGATCAGCTGGGCCTGGTCAGACAGTATCAACAGCTGAGCACACTCATGTCTCCAACCAggtcaaatatgttttaaatcagCAGGAGGTACGCCACAGGCTCAAACTACAGTCACAAGAATGAGCCGCGGCTCTGATCTTGTTCTCATGAAAAATAGAGGCTGCAGACGCTAGAGCTGATGTCCCTTTGCCATTTATAATTCATCACTGATGCTCAAACAGCGCTGCCAAAATGAGAACACCCAATGGTTCTGCTAACCAGatacaatataaaatactgtGGCTTTACTGGGAAACTGTAGTTTCACTTAGTTTAGGGTTTAACTTGACTAAAACTGTCTGTCTTGGTGCATGCATAAGGTTAGTCAATTATTCTATAaactaaaaatatttataaaaacaagaaataacagTTTCCAAGTAGATTCactgttcagtttttattttttagaacaAACTCCCAAATGGGGAGGACTGGTTTCCAGTACTATGCGCCTTACAGCTTAATTAACTGACTTATACGGTATGGACAGTATTTTTGCTTTCTGTGCATGTAGTCCAGTGTGGAGGAGGAGTAAGGTTATTTGTGTAATTGTACAATAGTCCTACCTCCTGCGCAGGAGCTTCCAGAGGGTTTCTGAACTCGGCCAGAGAGACTGGCAGTGAGAACTTTGCTAACATGGAGGGCAGATCATGACCAGGAAACTGCTGGGCAAACTGCTCAGCCAGTGGTGAGTATCTATCCGGGGAGAGATGGCACACGTTATTCTACAGTACGTAACTTTTCCATGAACGCAACTCctttaaattaattttccacAAAAAGGAAAGTCTGTTTTAAGTCTAGTGTATACAGAAAGAACATGAAAAGTGCTGCCAATAGTGCAGTCCAATTCTTTTGTAGCACATTTTAGGGCAATTTAACAAGTGGAGACTTTGGAAATCagcatttaatattaataatgacagATTTTTTAGATCAGCATATATGAGGCAATGGCATGAAGGATCGTTCATCAATAAAATGGTTCATTAGAGGCGCTAGTACAGCCAATTGGCTTATGTCGCACCATGGCCACTCACAGGCTGATGTTGGCATGAGGAGACAGCATGTAGACGTTGTTTTCACACAGCGGGTAGATGATGATCGCTTTGCCCCAGTAAACCAGATGAGCTGCAATTTGAAAGatctgagaggaaaaaaatttgcataaaatataaatgatgtcaaataatacaatttaaacaacaaaatgctTTGCAATAGAAGGAAAATATAAACTCCTCTTGAACTACACATGGGAACTTTCTCAGAATGGCTTTGGATGTACATATATTGTCAACTAGATGGCAGTAAAACACCATAAAGACAACATCTGCATGTCgaattttctttttgtcataaaaaactaaattattcccaTTATTGTATCTGTGCAtctttttccatttcaaataGTGTTCTCTTCAGTTACTACATACAAATATGTAGTAATTACATGCAATGCTCAAATATATACATCTGTGAAtacatttgatgacattttgaGCACTGTACTTAAATACAACTGACAAACTTTGTATTTGTAATGATTAAATTAGCTTAACTATacataaagtgtttttatagttgtactttttgtttatttgtgcattttaagACATCTGATGTTGTGAATTGCAATAGTGACACAGATGCTGTGGCTGTTCTGCACCTGAAGTAAGGCAAGGTCGGCATCCTGTGCAAGCTGCTGCAGGTTTTTCACTGCTGAGCAGGTTTTGATGAGGCGCACCATCGCAGGCGAGCAGTCCAGAGGAAGCTGGCTCAGCAGTGCCTTTTCactttccagcagcagcagagcatgATAGGGCCTGGAGGATTACACAACATATACAGCTGAGTAAACAGATTTCCTCTTTAGGGGTTAAAGCTGCTTCCTGCAGGAATCAACTTCAGTACCagtcattttataataaaattgtgtttatcTAAGAATTCAAACTAAATACACTGAATTACAAATCTTATGTATTTCCACACTGCTGGTGTGATTTCATGGCctaaatatatttacacaaatTTCAGATGGCTGAACTATTTAGTCACATTTTGTTGAGCAAGACTGAAATAAAGAGAAGTTGTTCACAGCGCTGGTGTAATTATACTGAAGCAACAATAGGTGGCAGTATGGCCCACAGTAAACTTGGGTTTCTTTGAATGCTTCAAATAATTATCACTAAAGTGCAAAATACACAACCCTCCATAACTTGTTAAACACAATACTCATATGACATAACAAACTGATGGTGGATTAAAATGTCAATCTCAAGGCCTGTaagaagtatgtgtgtgtggtagagTCATGAGTTTATGGGTGAAATTAGTCCTTTCTTTAACCAGGTCAGTTGACCATATTCTACCTTTCATATTCAGAACTTACAATTACAGACTGATAGTGTTTTGCATGCCCTGCAACCAAGTAATCTTAACAAATGAACATTATGTTGCTGTCAGGTGTTTAGTAGAGcataaacaatataaacatatatggGATATAGGAAAGAGACACTCGAAATGTTCTTTTACCCCtaacaaatgtcacatttgtgGGCAGAGAAACTAtatcaataaatgtaaatgttttacatttcttgTACAGTAAATCAATATCTGCTAATTAATGTGTAACATCTTAAAACTGTGTTAAATATTGCATAGGGTGTTATCTGTAATAACACTTGTAACATGACTTCTtacatgtgtttctgttttgagATGGGCACCACTGGGTGGAGTAGGTATGGGTGGTGTAGATAGGCCATTTTTAGTATGATTGCCTATAACTGCTGAATTGCGTGTTGGCAGAGTTGCAATTTTTAAGGGATTCAACCCAAAAAATCATTGTGACAGTTTTCTGCACTGACTGATTTAACAGAGAACGTGTTCTTGTGGTATGTGGCCAGTCAAATAAATTTagctcaaaaataaaacagacctCTACAGAGAAGATACAAACACACCGTATAGCTTTAAGGCTGCGTTCCAACGACTCTGGGGGAATGTGGTTTCCAGCAATCCTGTGGATCTTGTGTGGTAAACAGAAGCTCACCTCCAGCCAGTTGTTAATATGTAGTCGCACCACACCAGTCGTACAGAGGCTgacaaaacatcaacatcaaactCAGCTATTtaagttataataaatgtacatggctagaaaaagagagatgttataaaacaaaaacacacacctgtcatAAGCCTCCTTCAGGTCCCTGGCTAGCTTACATTTGGGTAGAATTTGTCTAAATGGAGACTGGGGGCTTCCATCAGCTGATATCAGGGGAAAAAATAGATAACAAAATATACTCtcagatttatattttaaatttataataaatcattacaATATTTCTGACCAGCTGCTTTGTTCTAgaacaacaaactaaaaaaaaaataatagtttgaCTGGGACAGAGTTGTGGATTTGATCAGTCTTGAGGTGTAAATGCGTGTATCTCACTCTCGGTCATGGTGGTAATCTCATCCTGGACGGCCAGCATCAGTTTGGCCTCTCTGGTCAGGTACTGGCAGCGCCGCTCTTCGTGCTGCAGGGCGATGGCGATGCGGCGAGACAGGTTGTGCATGCAGCTGATGACGGAGGGGTCAGCGTTAGCCTGTACGGGCCAACAATAGGGGGGAGACACATTTtggttatatacagtacatgtttacAACTCAGTGATTACCAGTATCACACTGCGTTTGAAAGACAGATGCTTTAACTAGTAGTTCAGTTCACATTCACGTCAGATGGTATCAGTCTGTTGTTAACTGTCAAAAGTATTTGGgcctttaaaatgtatgtgattATTACATTAGGGGAAGATCGTAACAtgtcatttaataataaaagaatcttataaatgaaatgattaaactATATTGTTAATTAAGTTAAATGCTTTGCAGGAGTTTCAATCACAATCAGTAACAACATTATACTGAATACtgtcatttttagatttttcagatattttagcCAACATTTATTGTAATGCAATCCAATCCAATGTTCTGTTCAAACTATGATTGTGAAGTTTATATTGAAATTTTAACTAGTCTTTTAGGTAATTTCAAAGCTGCAATTTATGTCATATAGTATTTCATAATATTGTTTCTGATATttcaaaacctaaaaaatgaGTGACCAACATTGTATTATTGCTAAATAGATGAGATGGAGGATAGATATAAAACCAAAATATGCATATATAATCGAATTAATtgacttaaataaaataattgacagGTGTAAAAATTATTAGAAAGTAGATCGAAAGGGAATACACACTACTATATGGAAATAACCCAATGGGACTGTTTCTCCTAATGCCACAGTTGCCAGGTAAAGATCATTAACAAAACATGACAGTGTACTTCTAGCCCCATCTCAGCTGTTCTGGCACTTACTAGGTACAGTGACTCAGCATGGGCAGGAACAGACTGGGCCTTGTTGGGGCAGCATGATTAAGCATAGTAAATTGGTCTCTCCTCCCTTTTAAATTCCCATGCTGTCACAGATAGACTATATTGGAGTATTATCACTGATAAACACCCGTCCCACTCGAAGAACAGATTAAGAGCACAAAATCTACACGTACCCACCCATAGTCAGCTGGctgaatgacatcattttaaacaaaaacaccaagtttatacactatatatttaCACTGATAGAGTAAGGGGCATTTCCCTTGGTTCATATCGACAAATCACTTaatttgaacacacacaaaaatctaaatcataaGAGGACTTTTCATACCCTGAGTGCAAA
This window contains:
- the nprl3 gene encoding GATOR complex protein NPRL3 isoform X3 — translated: MMFNPSTGLPDNRKSMYIQTQSSVYKSGDKTSPISVILVSSGSRGNKLLFRYPFQRVADCPSSLAAKQRSPYALNTTGDGLEDQDGDSRFSDIILATILATKSDMCGKKFELKIDNVRFVGHPTLLQHPPIIQANADPSVISCMHNLSRRIAIALQHEERRCQYLTREAKLMLAVQDEITTMTETDGSPQSPFRQILPKCKLARDLKEAYDSLCTTGVVRLHINNWLEVSFCLPHKIHRIAGNHIPPESLERSLKAIRPYHALLLLESEKALLSQLPLDCSPAMVRLIKTCSAVKNLQQLAQDADLALLQIFQIAAHLVYWGKAIIIYPLCENNVYMLSPHANISLYSPLAEQFAQQFPGHDLPSMLAKFSLPVSLAEFRNPLEAPAQEAQLIQMVVWMLQRRLLIQLHTYVCLLVPPGEDEPGMRDEDLPLPTRVGGRSLSTPSALSFGSPTSSDDMTLTSPSMDNSSAELLPGGDSPLNKRMTETLLASLSEHERQVILNIPAAQNPEDLRMFARLLHYFRGHHHLEEIMYNENMRRSQLKTLFDKFRSVLVVTNHEDPIISIFQSPME
- the mpg gene encoding DNA-3-methyladenine glycosylase, which codes for MAENRKRKLLSLTAAAANTHRNQTDVNLNVSPAKQKKPIHNAQSAETEQSHYFTKTRADLQHRLGEEFFKQPCIRLAKAFLGKVLVHRCEDGTELRGQIVETEAYLGGEDKASHSAGGKRTERNTAMFMKPGTIYVYPIYGIYLCMNVSSQGEGAAVLLRSLESLQGQSVMRQLRAAQRKDGARQLKDKELCNGPSKLCQAMNIPRCFDRRDLASDPEVWLERDPDTNPAEHYEVVSAPRIGIESHGEWAKKPLRFYLRGHPCVSVVNKEAERLSVSCTVKKDLDSSDVQYDTGQLNVKRTQQEPS
- the nprl3 gene encoding GATOR complex protein NPRL3 isoform X2; translated protein: MMFNPSTGLPDNRKSMYIQTQSSVYKSGDKTSPISVILVSSGSRGNKLLFRYPFQRVADCPSSLAAKQRSPYALNTTGDGLEDQDGDSRFSDIILATILATKSDMCGKKFELKIDNVRFVGHPTLLQHPPIIQVSKTDPSPKREMPTMILFNVVFALRANADPSVISCMHNLSRRIAIALQHEERRCQYLTREAKLMLAVQDEITTMTETDGSPQSPFRQILPKCKLARDLKEAYDSLCTTGVVRLHINNWLEVSFCLPHKIHRIAGNHIPPESLERSLKAIRPYHALLLLESEKALLSQLPLDCSPAMVRLIKTCSAVKNLQQLAQDADLALLQIFQIAAHLVYWGKAIIIYPLCENNVYMLSPHANISLYSPLAEQFAQQFPGHDLPSMLAKFSLPVSLAEFRNPLEAPAQEAQLIQMVVWMLQRRLLIQLHTYVCLLVPPGEDEPGMRDEDLPLPTRVGGRSLSTPSALSFGSPTSSDDMTLTSPSMDNSSAELLPGGDSPLNKRMTETLLASLSEHERQVILNIPAAQNPEDLRMFARLLHYFRGHHHLEEIMYNENMRRSQLKTLFDKFRSVLVVTNHEDPIISIFQSPME
- the nprl3 gene encoding GATOR complex protein NPRL3 isoform X1 encodes the protein MMFNPSTGLPDNRKSMYIQTQSSVYKSGDKTSPISVILVSSGSRGNKLLFRYPFQRVADCPSSLAAKQRSPYALNTTGDGLEDQDGDSREQSPLTDEQLVAGFSDIILATILATKSDMCGKKFELKIDNVRFVGHPTLLQHPPIIQVSKTDPSPKREMPTMILFNVVFALRANADPSVISCMHNLSRRIAIALQHEERRCQYLTREAKLMLAVQDEITTMTETDGSPQSPFRQILPKCKLARDLKEAYDSLCTTGVVRLHINNWLEVSFCLPHKIHRIAGNHIPPESLERSLKAIRPYHALLLLESEKALLSQLPLDCSPAMVRLIKTCSAVKNLQQLAQDADLALLQIFQIAAHLVYWGKAIIIYPLCENNVYMLSPHANISLYSPLAEQFAQQFPGHDLPSMLAKFSLPVSLAEFRNPLEAPAQEAQLIQMVVWMLQRRLLIQLHTYVCLLVPPGEDEPGMRDEDLPLPTRVGGRSLSTPSALSFGSPTSSDDMTLTSPSMDNSSAELLPGGDSPLNKRMTETLLASLSEHERQVILNIPAAQNPEDLRMFARLLHYFRGHHHLEEIMYNENMRRSQLKTLFDKFRSVLVVTNHEDPIISIFQSPME